The following proteins are co-located in the Vicugna pacos chromosome 3, VicPac4, whole genome shotgun sequence genome:
- the SNCAIP gene encoding synphilin-1 isoform X3, whose translation MEAPEYLDLDEIDFSDDISYSVTSLKTIPELCRRCDSQNEDRSVSGSSWNCSVSTLITNTQKPTGIADVYSKFRPVKRVSPLKHQPETLENNESDDQKNQKAEYQKGGDSDPDPQPEELSPVHGEGGPQSKSTEPSALLGELEHYDLDMDEILDVPYIKSSQQLASFTKVTSEKRILGLCTTINGLSGKACSPGSAENSPSNMTPFCVLSPVKSPHLRKASSVVRDQQKVPTEESESSPSLVKSGSAYEPENQSKDFLNKTFSDPHSRKVDKAMPDCQLRAFHLQSSAAEPKLDEQIGGMNWTSSQGPEERSEYLKKVKSILNIVKEGQISLLPHLAADNLDKIHDESGNNLLHVAASQGHAECLQHLTSLMGEDCLSERNFEKLTPAGLAIKNGQLECVRWMVSETEAIAELSCSKDFPSLIHYAGCFGQEKILLWLLQFMQEQGISLDEVDQAGNSAVHVASQHGYLGCIQTLVEYGANVTMQNHAGEKPSQSAERLGHTLCSRYLVVVETCMSLASQVVKLTKQLKEQTVERVTLQNQLQQLLEAQKSEGKSLLSSPSSPSSPASRKSQWKSPDADDESVAKSKPGVQEGIQVLGSLSASSRARAKAKDEDSDKILRQLLGKDISENVCTQEKLSLEFQDAQAASRNSKKIPLEKRELKLARLRQLMQRSLSESDTDSNHSEEPKSTPVRKADRPRPQPIVESVESIDSAESLHLMIKKHTSVASGRRFPFSIKANKSLDGHSPSPTSESSEPDLESQCPALGTTPQNQPSGEPTQPSPDSTAAQKVATSPKSALKSPSSKRRTSQNSKLRVTFEEPVVQMEQTSLELNGEKDRDKGRTLQRTSTSSDSGDQLKRPFGTFRSIMETLSGNQNNNNNYQAASQLKTSTLPLTSLGRKTTDSKGHPGSSASKGKNKAA comes from the exons tttctgGCTCAAGCTGGAATTGCAGTGTCTCAACTCTTATTACGAACACGCAAAAGCCCACAGGAATTGCTGATGTCTACAGTAAGTTCCGCCCCGTGAAGAGAGTCTCCCCACTCAAGCATCAGCCAGAGACTCTGGAGAACAATGAAAGTGATGACCAAAAGAACCAGAAGGCAGAGTACCAGAAAGGGGGGGATTCTGACCCAGACCCTCAACCTGAAGAACTCAGCCCTGTACATGGAGAAGGCGGCCCCCAAAGCAAGAGCACGGAGCCCAGCGCCTTGCTGGGTGAACTGGAGCATTATGACCTCGACATGGATGAGATTCTGGATGTGCCTTACATTAAGTCCAGTCAACAGCTTGCCTCTTTTACCAAGGTGacttcagaaaaaagaattttgggtTTATGCACAACCATCAATGGCCTTTCTGGCAAAGCCTGCTCTCCAGGAAGTGCTGAGAACTCGCCATCCAACATGACACCGTTTTGTGTTCTTTCTCCTGTGAAAAGCCCTCACTTGAGAAAAGCGTCCTCTGTAGTCCGTGACCAGCAAAAGGTCCCCACTGAAGAATCCGAGAGTTCACCATCTCTGGTTAAAAGTGGCTCTGCGTATGAGCctgaaaaccagagtaaggacTTCCTCAACAAGACCTTTAGTGACCCTCACAGTCGAAAAGTTGACAAGGCAATGCCAGACTGCCAGCTGAGGGCCTTCCATCTGCAGTCGTCAGCAGCCGAACCCAAACTCGATGAGCAGATTGGCGGCATGAACTGGACCAGCTCCCAAGGCCCAGAAGAAAGAAGTGAGTAcctgaaaaaagtaaaaagcatCTTGAACATCGTTAAAGAAGGGCAGATCTCCCTCCTG CCACACCTTGCTGCCGACAATCTAGACAAAATTCATGACGAAAGCGGAAACAATCTCTTACACGTTGCCGCGTCGCAGGGACATGCAGAGTGTCTGCAGCACCTCACTTCTCTGATGGGAGAGGATTGCCTCAGTGAGCGAAACTTCGAGAAGTTGACTCCAGCAGGCCTGGCCATCAAG aATGGTCAGTTAGAGTGTGTACGCTGGATGGTGAGTGAAACAGAAGCAATTGCAGAACTGAGTTGTTCTAAGGACTTTCCAAGCCTTATTCATTATGCAGGTTGCTTTGGCCAG GAAAAGATTCTTCTGTGGCTCCTTCAGTTTATGCAGGAGCAGGGCATCTCGCTGGATGAAGTGGACCAGGCCGGCAACAGCGCCGTTCACGTGGCCTCGCAGCACGGCTACCTCGGGTGCATTCAG ACCTTGGTTGAATACGGAGCAAATGTCACCATGCAGAACCACGCCGGGGAGAAACCCTCCCAGAGCGCCGAGCGCCTCGGACACACGCTGTGCTCCCGGTACCTGGTGGTGGTGGAGACCTGCATGTCGCTGGCCTCCCAGGTGGTGAAGCTAACCAAACAGCTGAAAGA ACAGACAGTGGAACGTGTCACACTGCAGAACCAGCTCCAACAACTTCTAGAAGCCCAGAAATCAGAGGGCAAGTCACTCCTTTCTTCACCCAG TTCACCATCCTCCCCAGCttccaggaagtcccagtggaaaTCCCCAGATGCAGATGATGAGTCTGTAGCCAAAAGCAAACCAGGAGTCCAAGAAGGGATTCAGGTTCTTGGAAGCCTGTCAGCATCCAGCCGGGCTAGGGCCAAAGCCAAAGATGAAGATTCTGACAAAATCCTACGCCAGTTATTAGGAAAAGACATTTCAGAGAATGTCTGCACCCAGGAAAAGCTGTCCTTGGAATTCCAGGATGCTCAGGCTGCTTCTCGAAATTCAAAAAAGATCCCTTTGGAGAAGAGGGAACTGAAGTTAGCCAGGCTGAGGCAGCTGATGCAGCGGTCACTGAGCGAGTCGGACACGGACTCCAACCACTCTGAGGAGCCCAAGAGCACGCCTGTGAGGAAGGCTGACAGGCCCAGACCGCAGCCCATCGTGGAGAGTGTGGAGAGCATAGACAGCGCGGAAAGCTTGCACTTGATGATAAAGAAACACACCTCTGTGGCATCAGGACGCAGGTTTCCTTTTAGCATCAAGGCCAACAAATCGCTGGATGGCCacagcccatcccccacctcagAGAGCAGCGAACCAGACTTGGAATCACAGTGTCCAGCCTTAGGGACCACTCCCCAAAACCAGCCCTCTGGAGAACCCACTCAGCCCAGCCCTGACAGCACAGCTGCCCAGAAAGTGGCCACGAGTCCCAAGAGTGCCCTCAAGTCCCCGTCTTCCAAGCGCCGGACATCTCAGAACTCAAAACTCAGAGTTACCTTTGAGGAGCCTGTGGTGCAGATGGAGCAAACCAGCCTTGAACTGAATGGAGAAAAGGACAGAGACAAGGGCAGGACCCTCCAGCGAACCTCCACGAGTAGTGACTCAGGGGATCAACTGAAAAGGCCTTTTGGAACCTTCCGATCCATCATGGAGACACTAAGTGGCAAccagaacaataataataattatcagGCAGCCAGCCAGCTGAAGACCTCCACACTGCCCTTAACCTCCCTTGGGAGGAAGACGACAGACAGCAAGGGACATCCCGGGAGCTCTGCTAGCAAAGGGAAGAACAAGGCG
- the SNCAIP gene encoding synphilin-1 isoform X1, whose protein sequence is MEAPEYLDLDEIDFSDDISYSVTSLKTIPELCRRCDSQNEDRSVSGSSWNCSVSTLITNTQKPTGIADVYSKFRPVKRVSPLKHQPETLENNESDDQKNQKAEYQKGGDSDPDPQPEELSPVHGEGGPQSKSTEPSALLGELEHYDLDMDEILDVPYIKSSQQLASFTKVTSEKRILGLCTTINGLSGKACSPGSAENSPSNMTPFCVLSPVKSPHLRKASSVVRDQQKVPTEESESSPSLVKSGSAYEPENQSKDFLNKTFSDPHSRKVDKAMPDCQLRAFHLQSSAAEPKLDEQIGGMNWTSSQGPEERSEYLKKVKSILNIVKEGQISLLPHLAADNLDKIHDESGNNLLHVAASQGHAECLQHLTSLMGEDCLSERNFEKLTPAGLAIKNGQLECVRWMVSETEAIAELSCSKDFPSLIHYAGCFGQEKILLWLLQFMQEQGISLDEVDQAGNSAVHVASQHGYLGCIQTLVEYGANVTMQNHAGEKPSQSAERLGHTLCSRYLVVVETCMSLASQVVKLTKQLKEQTVERVTLQNQLQQLLEAQKSEGKSLLSSPSSPSSPASRKSQWKSPDADDESVAKSKPGVQEGIQVLGSLSASSRARAKAKDEDSDKILRQLLGKDISENVCTQEKLSLEFQDAQAASRNSKKIPLEKRELKLARLRQLMQRSLSESDTDSNHSEEPKSTPVRKADRPRPQPIVESVESIDSAESLHLMIKKHTSVASGRRFPFSIKANKSLDGHSPSPTSESSEPDLESQCPALGTTPQNQPSGEPTQPSPDSTAAQKVATSPKSALKSPSSKRRTSQNSKLRVTFEEPVVQMEQTSLELNGEKDRDKGRTLQRTSTSSDSGDQLKRPFGTFRSIMETLSGNQNNNNNYQAASQLKTSTLPLTSLGRKTTDSKGHPGSSASKGKNKAEIYGSCITLSSNTLIEEHLHNYARSHQQDSEAWKLKDVADSLGGGKRIPLISSRLLQHLVTRQLVSQ, encoded by the exons tttctgGCTCAAGCTGGAATTGCAGTGTCTCAACTCTTATTACGAACACGCAAAAGCCCACAGGAATTGCTGATGTCTACAGTAAGTTCCGCCCCGTGAAGAGAGTCTCCCCACTCAAGCATCAGCCAGAGACTCTGGAGAACAATGAAAGTGATGACCAAAAGAACCAGAAGGCAGAGTACCAGAAAGGGGGGGATTCTGACCCAGACCCTCAACCTGAAGAACTCAGCCCTGTACATGGAGAAGGCGGCCCCCAAAGCAAGAGCACGGAGCCCAGCGCCTTGCTGGGTGAACTGGAGCATTATGACCTCGACATGGATGAGATTCTGGATGTGCCTTACATTAAGTCCAGTCAACAGCTTGCCTCTTTTACCAAGGTGacttcagaaaaaagaattttgggtTTATGCACAACCATCAATGGCCTTTCTGGCAAAGCCTGCTCTCCAGGAAGTGCTGAGAACTCGCCATCCAACATGACACCGTTTTGTGTTCTTTCTCCTGTGAAAAGCCCTCACTTGAGAAAAGCGTCCTCTGTAGTCCGTGACCAGCAAAAGGTCCCCACTGAAGAATCCGAGAGTTCACCATCTCTGGTTAAAAGTGGCTCTGCGTATGAGCctgaaaaccagagtaaggacTTCCTCAACAAGACCTTTAGTGACCCTCACAGTCGAAAAGTTGACAAGGCAATGCCAGACTGCCAGCTGAGGGCCTTCCATCTGCAGTCGTCAGCAGCCGAACCCAAACTCGATGAGCAGATTGGCGGCATGAACTGGACCAGCTCCCAAGGCCCAGAAGAAAGAAGTGAGTAcctgaaaaaagtaaaaagcatCTTGAACATCGTTAAAGAAGGGCAGATCTCCCTCCTG CCACACCTTGCTGCCGACAATCTAGACAAAATTCATGACGAAAGCGGAAACAATCTCTTACACGTTGCCGCGTCGCAGGGACATGCAGAGTGTCTGCAGCACCTCACTTCTCTGATGGGAGAGGATTGCCTCAGTGAGCGAAACTTCGAGAAGTTGACTCCAGCAGGCCTGGCCATCAAG aATGGTCAGTTAGAGTGTGTACGCTGGATGGTGAGTGAAACAGAAGCAATTGCAGAACTGAGTTGTTCTAAGGACTTTCCAAGCCTTATTCATTATGCAGGTTGCTTTGGCCAG GAAAAGATTCTTCTGTGGCTCCTTCAGTTTATGCAGGAGCAGGGCATCTCGCTGGATGAAGTGGACCAGGCCGGCAACAGCGCCGTTCACGTGGCCTCGCAGCACGGCTACCTCGGGTGCATTCAG ACCTTGGTTGAATACGGAGCAAATGTCACCATGCAGAACCACGCCGGGGAGAAACCCTCCCAGAGCGCCGAGCGCCTCGGACACACGCTGTGCTCCCGGTACCTGGTGGTGGTGGAGACCTGCATGTCGCTGGCCTCCCAGGTGGTGAAGCTAACCAAACAGCTGAAAGA ACAGACAGTGGAACGTGTCACACTGCAGAACCAGCTCCAACAACTTCTAGAAGCCCAGAAATCAGAGGGCAAGTCACTCCTTTCTTCACCCAG TTCACCATCCTCCCCAGCttccaggaagtcccagtggaaaTCCCCAGATGCAGATGATGAGTCTGTAGCCAAAAGCAAACCAGGAGTCCAAGAAGGGATTCAGGTTCTTGGAAGCCTGTCAGCATCCAGCCGGGCTAGGGCCAAAGCCAAAGATGAAGATTCTGACAAAATCCTACGCCAGTTATTAGGAAAAGACATTTCAGAGAATGTCTGCACCCAGGAAAAGCTGTCCTTGGAATTCCAGGATGCTCAGGCTGCTTCTCGAAATTCAAAAAAGATCCCTTTGGAGAAGAGGGAACTGAAGTTAGCCAGGCTGAGGCAGCTGATGCAGCGGTCACTGAGCGAGTCGGACACGGACTCCAACCACTCTGAGGAGCCCAAGAGCACGCCTGTGAGGAAGGCTGACAGGCCCAGACCGCAGCCCATCGTGGAGAGTGTGGAGAGCATAGACAGCGCGGAAAGCTTGCACTTGATGATAAAGAAACACACCTCTGTGGCATCAGGACGCAGGTTTCCTTTTAGCATCAAGGCCAACAAATCGCTGGATGGCCacagcccatcccccacctcagAGAGCAGCGAACCAGACTTGGAATCACAGTGTCCAGCCTTAGGGACCACTCCCCAAAACCAGCCCTCTGGAGAACCCACTCAGCCCAGCCCTGACAGCACAGCTGCCCAGAAAGTGGCCACGAGTCCCAAGAGTGCCCTCAAGTCCCCGTCTTCCAAGCGCCGGACATCTCAGAACTCAAAACTCAGAGTTACCTTTGAGGAGCCTGTGGTGCAGATGGAGCAAACCAGCCTTGAACTGAATGGAGAAAAGGACAGAGACAAGGGCAGGACCCTCCAGCGAACCTCCACGAGTAGTGACTCAGGGGATCAACTGAAAAGGCCTTTTGGAACCTTCCGATCCATCATGGAGACACTAAGTGGCAAccagaacaataataataattatcagGCAGCCAGCCAGCTGAAGACCTCCACACTGCCCTTAACCTCCCTTGGGAGGAAGACGACAGACAGCAAGGGACATCCCGGGAGCTCTGCTAGCAAAGGGAAGAACAAGGCG GAGATATACGGCAGCTGCATCACTCTTTCCTCTAACACGCTGATTGAAGAGCATCTGCATAACTATGCACG AAGTCACCAGCAAGACTCTGAGGCATGGAAGCTCAAAGACGTGGCAGACTCCTTGGGAGGGGGAAAGAGAATACCTCTCATTTCTTCCAGGCTCCTACAGCACCTGGTAACAAGACAGTTAGTATCACAGTAG
- the SNCAIP gene encoding synphilin-1 isoform X2: MEAPEYLDLDEIDFSDDISYSVTSLKTIPELCRRCDSQNEDRSVSGSSWNCSVSTLITNTQKPTGIADVYSKFRPVKRVSPLKHQPETLENNESDDQKNQKAEYQKGGDSDPDPQPEELSPVHGEGGPQSKSTEPSALLGELEHYDLDMDEILDVPYIKSSQQLASFTKVTSEKRILGLCTTINGLSGKACSPGSAENSPSNMTPFCVLSPVKSPHLRKASSVVRDQQKVPTEESESSPSLVKSGSAYEPENQSKDFLNKTFSDPHSRKVDKAMPDCQLRAFHLQSSAAEPKLDEQIGGMNWTSSQGPEERSEYLKKVKSILNIVKEGQISLLPHLAADNLDKIHDESGNNLLHVAASQGHAECLQHLTSLMGEDCLSERNFEKLTPAGLAIKNGQLECVRWMVSETEAIAELSCSKDFPSLIHYAGCFGQEKILLWLLQFMQEQGISLDEVDQAGNSAVHVASQHGYLGCIQTLVEYGANVTMQNHAGEKPSQSAERLGHTLCSRYLVVVETCMSLASQVVKLTKQLKEQTVERVTLQNQLQQLLEAQKSEGKSLLSSPSSPSSPASRKSQWKSPDADDESVAKSKPGVQEGIQVLGSLSASSRARAKAKDEDSDKILRQLLGKDISENVCTQEKLSLEFQDAQAASRNSKKIPLEKRELKLARLRQLMQRSLSESDTDSNHSEEPKSTPVRKADRPRPQPIVESVESIDSAESLHLMIKKHTSVASGRRFPFSIKANKSLDGHSPSPTSESSEPDLESQCPALGTTPQNQPSGEPTQPSPDSTAAQKVATSPKSALKSPSSKRRTSQNSKLRVTFEEPVVQMEQTSLELNGEKDRDKGRTLQRTSTSSDSGDQLKRPFGTFRSIMETLSGNQNNNNNYQAASQLKTSTLPLTSLGRKTTDSKGHPGSSASKGKNKAEIYGSCITLSSNTLIEEHLHNYARHNDINRKMKKSYSIKHIAEPESEELFL; the protein is encoded by the exons tttctgGCTCAAGCTGGAATTGCAGTGTCTCAACTCTTATTACGAACACGCAAAAGCCCACAGGAATTGCTGATGTCTACAGTAAGTTCCGCCCCGTGAAGAGAGTCTCCCCACTCAAGCATCAGCCAGAGACTCTGGAGAACAATGAAAGTGATGACCAAAAGAACCAGAAGGCAGAGTACCAGAAAGGGGGGGATTCTGACCCAGACCCTCAACCTGAAGAACTCAGCCCTGTACATGGAGAAGGCGGCCCCCAAAGCAAGAGCACGGAGCCCAGCGCCTTGCTGGGTGAACTGGAGCATTATGACCTCGACATGGATGAGATTCTGGATGTGCCTTACATTAAGTCCAGTCAACAGCTTGCCTCTTTTACCAAGGTGacttcagaaaaaagaattttgggtTTATGCACAACCATCAATGGCCTTTCTGGCAAAGCCTGCTCTCCAGGAAGTGCTGAGAACTCGCCATCCAACATGACACCGTTTTGTGTTCTTTCTCCTGTGAAAAGCCCTCACTTGAGAAAAGCGTCCTCTGTAGTCCGTGACCAGCAAAAGGTCCCCACTGAAGAATCCGAGAGTTCACCATCTCTGGTTAAAAGTGGCTCTGCGTATGAGCctgaaaaccagagtaaggacTTCCTCAACAAGACCTTTAGTGACCCTCACAGTCGAAAAGTTGACAAGGCAATGCCAGACTGCCAGCTGAGGGCCTTCCATCTGCAGTCGTCAGCAGCCGAACCCAAACTCGATGAGCAGATTGGCGGCATGAACTGGACCAGCTCCCAAGGCCCAGAAGAAAGAAGTGAGTAcctgaaaaaagtaaaaagcatCTTGAACATCGTTAAAGAAGGGCAGATCTCCCTCCTG CCACACCTTGCTGCCGACAATCTAGACAAAATTCATGACGAAAGCGGAAACAATCTCTTACACGTTGCCGCGTCGCAGGGACATGCAGAGTGTCTGCAGCACCTCACTTCTCTGATGGGAGAGGATTGCCTCAGTGAGCGAAACTTCGAGAAGTTGACTCCAGCAGGCCTGGCCATCAAG aATGGTCAGTTAGAGTGTGTACGCTGGATGGTGAGTGAAACAGAAGCAATTGCAGAACTGAGTTGTTCTAAGGACTTTCCAAGCCTTATTCATTATGCAGGTTGCTTTGGCCAG GAAAAGATTCTTCTGTGGCTCCTTCAGTTTATGCAGGAGCAGGGCATCTCGCTGGATGAAGTGGACCAGGCCGGCAACAGCGCCGTTCACGTGGCCTCGCAGCACGGCTACCTCGGGTGCATTCAG ACCTTGGTTGAATACGGAGCAAATGTCACCATGCAGAACCACGCCGGGGAGAAACCCTCCCAGAGCGCCGAGCGCCTCGGACACACGCTGTGCTCCCGGTACCTGGTGGTGGTGGAGACCTGCATGTCGCTGGCCTCCCAGGTGGTGAAGCTAACCAAACAGCTGAAAGA ACAGACAGTGGAACGTGTCACACTGCAGAACCAGCTCCAACAACTTCTAGAAGCCCAGAAATCAGAGGGCAAGTCACTCCTTTCTTCACCCAG TTCACCATCCTCCCCAGCttccaggaagtcccagtggaaaTCCCCAGATGCAGATGATGAGTCTGTAGCCAAAAGCAAACCAGGAGTCCAAGAAGGGATTCAGGTTCTTGGAAGCCTGTCAGCATCCAGCCGGGCTAGGGCCAAAGCCAAAGATGAAGATTCTGACAAAATCCTACGCCAGTTATTAGGAAAAGACATTTCAGAGAATGTCTGCACCCAGGAAAAGCTGTCCTTGGAATTCCAGGATGCTCAGGCTGCTTCTCGAAATTCAAAAAAGATCCCTTTGGAGAAGAGGGAACTGAAGTTAGCCAGGCTGAGGCAGCTGATGCAGCGGTCACTGAGCGAGTCGGACACGGACTCCAACCACTCTGAGGAGCCCAAGAGCACGCCTGTGAGGAAGGCTGACAGGCCCAGACCGCAGCCCATCGTGGAGAGTGTGGAGAGCATAGACAGCGCGGAAAGCTTGCACTTGATGATAAAGAAACACACCTCTGTGGCATCAGGACGCAGGTTTCCTTTTAGCATCAAGGCCAACAAATCGCTGGATGGCCacagcccatcccccacctcagAGAGCAGCGAACCAGACTTGGAATCACAGTGTCCAGCCTTAGGGACCACTCCCCAAAACCAGCCCTCTGGAGAACCCACTCAGCCCAGCCCTGACAGCACAGCTGCCCAGAAAGTGGCCACGAGTCCCAAGAGTGCCCTCAAGTCCCCGTCTTCCAAGCGCCGGACATCTCAGAACTCAAAACTCAGAGTTACCTTTGAGGAGCCTGTGGTGCAGATGGAGCAAACCAGCCTTGAACTGAATGGAGAAAAGGACAGAGACAAGGGCAGGACCCTCCAGCGAACCTCCACGAGTAGTGACTCAGGGGATCAACTGAAAAGGCCTTTTGGAACCTTCCGATCCATCATGGAGACACTAAGTGGCAAccagaacaataataataattatcagGCAGCCAGCCAGCTGAAGACCTCCACACTGCCCTTAACCTCCCTTGGGAGGAAGACGACAGACAGCAAGGGACATCCCGGGAGCTCTGCTAGCAAAGGGAAGAACAAGGCG GAGATATACGGCAGCTGCATCACTCTTTCCTCTAACACGCTGATTGAAGAGCATCTGCATAACTATGCACG